AATTTATCTAAAGCATCTGCCTGTGCATTGGTTCGTGGAAACCCATCAAAAATAAAACCTTTAGCATCGGCATTTTTTTCAACTTCGGCATTCAACATATCTATAGTTACTTCATCTGGTACCAACTCACCTTTATCCATAAACGATTTAGCTAACATACCCAAAGCTGTTTCGTTTTTAATGTTAAATCGGAACACATCACCAGTGGAAATATGCACTAAATTATATTTTTCTTTTAAGTATTCTGCTTGTGTTCCTTTTCCTGCTCCCGGAGGTCCAAATAGGACAATATTGGTCATATGTTGTGTTGTTTTTAGTTGATATATTTCAGGTAAATCACGTCCTAATCCATCATAGTCTAAACCGTAGCCAACTATAAATTTATTAGGAATTTCCATACCTACATAGTGTAATTTATAATCTTTTTTATACGCTTCTGGTTTATAAAATAAGGTAGCTATAATGAGTTTCTTCACGTTTTCATTTTCGAAAATTCTATGAACTTCGGTTAGCGTATTTCCAGAATCGATAATATCCTCTAAAATAACAACAGTGCGTCCCGTTAAATCTTGTGTTAAACCTATAAGGCGCTGAATATCTTCTGTAGACTTTACGCCTTCATAAGATGCTAATTTTATAAAAGTAACCTCGCAAGGCTTTGGATATTTTTTTACAAAATCACTTACAAACATGAACGAGCCATTCAAGATACCAATAAACACAGGGATTTCATCACCTAATTCATCAGCAATTTCATGAACCATGCGTTCTACAGTGGCTGCAATCTCTTTTTCAGAAATAAACGGCTTAAAATATAAATCGTGGAGCTTTATCACTTGTTCTTAATTTTAGAAATGCAAAGATAATCATTTGATTAACGTTTTGCGAATTCTGATATATATAGTTGGGAAATAAGTTTTTTGGGAAACCAAGGATTTGTATTTTTGTTGGGTAATTATTTACCAGTCGCCAATAGGCTTAAATGTAAAAAGACCATGAATTACTTTTCTTCCAACTTTAAATTAGGCATTTTAGGTGGTGGCCAATTAGGTAAAATGCTTCTAAATGATACCCGAAAATTTGACATTTACACCAGTGTCATGGACGCAAGCCCAGAAGCACCTTGCAAAATTGCCTGTAACGAATTTCATTTAGGCAATTTAATGGATTATGATGCCGTTTATAACTTCGGAAAAGATTTAGACGTCGTTACCTTTGAAATTGAAAACGTAAACACCGATGCGCTTGAAGATTTAGAAAAAAAAGGTGTGAAAGTATATCCATCATCCAAGACCTTACGTATTATTCAAAATAAAGCCACGCAAAAATTATTTTATCTAGATCATAGTATTCCAACAGCCGAATTTTCACGCTTTGCATACACCAGTCAAATTGAAGATGCACTTGAAAACGAAGTTTTAAAACTGCCTTTTGTTTGGAAATGTGCCCAATTTGGATACGACGGAAACGGCGTAAAAGTTGTGCGAAAGGTAGAGGATTTAATTGGGCTTCCCAACGTGGAATGTATTGCAGAAACCATGATTCCATTTAAAAATGAATTAGCAGTTATTGTAGCCAGAAATCCTAATGGTGATGTGGCAACGTATCCCGTTGTAGAAATGGAATTTCACCCAGAAGCCAATCAAGTAGAGTATGTAATTTGTCCTGCCCGAATTGATGAGGAAGTGGCAAAAAAAGCAACCGATATTGCCTTAAAAGTTTCAAAAGCCTTTAACCATGTTGGCCTTCTGGCAGTTGAAATGTTCCAAACTCAAGATGACAAAATTCTCGTTAATGAAGTGGCTCCAAGACCACATAATTCGGGACATCAGACTATTGAAGCTAGTTATACATCGCAATTTGAGCAACACCTTCGTGCCATTTTAAACTTACCTTTAGGTAAAACAGAAAACAAAGTTGCTGGTGTTATGGTAAATTTAGTTGGAGCTGAAGATCATACGGGAAATGTTGTTTATAAAAATATGGAGACCATTATGGCAATGGATGGCGTTACACCACATATATACGGTAAAAAACAAACACGTCCTTTCAGAAAAATGGGTCATGTAACCATTGTGAGTGACTCTATTTCCGAAGCACGAAAAATTGCAGAAGACGTCAAGAAAACGATTCAGGTTATTAGTAAATAAAAAACAGATATTAATATATAAAGTATGAGCAAAGTAGGAATTATAATGGGAAGTAAGAGTGATTTGCCAGTTATGCAAGACGCTATTGATATTTTAACGGAATTTGGAATATCTATTGAAGTTGATATTGTTTCAGCGCACCGAACACCTGAAAAGCTTTTCGATTACAGTAAACATGCACATACACGTGGTATAAAAGTTATTATTGCAGGCGCTGGAGGTGCTGCGCATTTACCAGGCATGGTGGCCTCATTGTCGCCTTTACCAATTATTGGCGTTCCTGTAAAAAGCAGTAATTCTATTGATGGTTGGGATTCCGTATTATCTATTTTGCAAATGCCAGGTGGTGTTCCGGTAGCAACAGTTGCATTAAATGGCGCCAAAAATGCAGGTATTTTAGCAGCTCAGATTTTAGGAAGTTCAGATCCTGATATTCTAAATAAAATAGTGACCTACAAAGAAGGATTAAAAGCAAAAGTTATTGAATCTGCTAAAGATTTAAAAAAGTCTTAAAACAAATAAACCTCGGCCAGAAGCCGAGGTTTAACGCTATTAATCAATAATTTTTAAGTGAGCATGAAACTCTCATGAAAAAATCTGGTACAAAAGTACTGCATAAAAGTAAATTACAACCACCTTATTGTCTTAAATTTTAGTTAATAATCCCGTTATTACTGACTTGGTAGGAAAAGTATCACAATGATTTAAATGTTTTTTAACAAATGAAATCAAATAAATTACTAACCTTTATCATCTAATAAGGCGGAATCATGT
Above is a window of Bizionia sp. M204 DNA encoding:
- a CDS encoding adenylate kinase, with the protein product MIKLHDLYFKPFISEKEIAATVERMVHEIADELGDEIPVFIGILNGSFMFVSDFVKKYPKPCEVTFIKLASYEGVKSTEDIQRLIGLTQDLTGRTVVILEDIIDSGNTLTEVHRIFENENVKKLIIATLFYKPEAYKKDYKLHYVGMEIPNKFIVGYGLDYDGLGRDLPEIYQLKTTQHMTNIVLFGPPGAGKGTQAEYLKEKYNLVHISTGDVFRFNIKNETALGMLAKSFMDKGELVPDEVTIDMLNAEVEKNADAKGFIFDGFPRTNAQADALDKFMDEKDSQIDAMIALEVDDEVLVKRLLERGKTSGRPDDADETIIRNRIKEYYKKTAILKNYYSAQNKYFGVDGVGSIQDITVRLSQVIDKL
- a CDS encoding 5-(carboxyamino)imidazole ribonucleotide synthase; protein product: MNYFSSNFKLGILGGGQLGKMLLNDTRKFDIYTSVMDASPEAPCKIACNEFHLGNLMDYDAVYNFGKDLDVVTFEIENVNTDALEDLEKKGVKVYPSSKTLRIIQNKATQKLFYLDHSIPTAEFSRFAYTSQIEDALENEVLKLPFVWKCAQFGYDGNGVKVVRKVEDLIGLPNVECIAETMIPFKNELAVIVARNPNGDVATYPVVEMEFHPEANQVEYVICPARIDEEVAKKATDIALKVSKAFNHVGLLAVEMFQTQDDKILVNEVAPRPHNSGHQTIEASYTSQFEQHLRAILNLPLGKTENKVAGVMVNLVGAEDHTGNVVYKNMETIMAMDGVTPHIYGKKQTRPFRKMGHVTIVSDSISEARKIAEDVKKTIQVISK
- the purE gene encoding 5-(carboxyamino)imidazole ribonucleotide mutase; this encodes MSKVGIIMGSKSDLPVMQDAIDILTEFGISIEVDIVSAHRTPEKLFDYSKHAHTRGIKVIIAGAGGAAHLPGMVASLSPLPIIGVPVKSSNSIDGWDSVLSILQMPGGVPVATVALNGAKNAGILAAQILGSSDPDILNKIVTYKEGLKAKVIESAKDLKKS